A segment of the Amycolatopsis thermophila genome:
TGCCGAAGTCGTACTGAGGAAGGAGGCCCCCGTGCCGGAGCCTCGCCAGGAGCGCAGCCGGACCACCCGCCGCAAACTCATCGACGCAGCCGTGGACTGCATCGGCGAGGTCGGGTGGGCCGGCACCACGGTCGCGCTGATCGCCCAGCGCGCCGGCGTTTCGCGCGGGGCGGCCCAGCACCACTTCCCGACGCGGGAGGACCTGGTGACCGCGGCGGTCGAGTACGTCGGCGAGGTGCAGATCGCCGAGATGCGCCGCGGCGCCGAGGGACTGCCCGCCGGGCGGTCGCGCATCGAGCCGGTCGTCGACCTGCTGCTCAACCTCTACACCGGGCCGATGTTCCGCGCGGCGCTGCACCTGTGGGTCGCGGCGTCCAGCGACGAGTCGCTGCGCCTGGTGCTGGTCCCGCTGCAGGCCAAGGTCGGCCGGGAGGCGCACCGGCTCGCGGTGGACCTGCTGGGCGTGGACGAGACGCAGCCCGGGGTGCGGGAACTCGTCCAGTCGACGCTCGACCTGGCCCGCGGCCTGGGGCTGGCGAACCTCCTCGCGGACGACACCCACCGCCGTCGCCGGATCATCCGCCATTGGGCCCGGGTCCTCGGACCCGCCCTGCCCGAGCCGGAGGTCACCTCTGTGGGTCACTGACGGCGTGTCGCGCCTCACATCGTTAACACTAATGGACCAGTGTGCGATAACTGAGTGACAACCACAGATGACGACGCAAGGGGGAGATCCCGGTGTCCGGTACAGGTGAAGAGCTGTCCCATCGAGCGATGGCGATGTTGCGAGCGGTGGCTCAGGGCCGCGCCGTGATGTCCGCCAGCTGCGAGCCGGACCTCTTCATCGACGGGGTCGCCTGCTGCGACCAGATGGCCGCGCACGCCCTCGCCCACGGCGGCTACATCCGCCCGGACGGCGAGGGGGAGCGCCTGGTGCCCGCCGTGCTGACCGACGCCGGCCGGGCCGTGCTCGCCCCGGCCGTCGCCCACGTGGCCTGACCCGATCCCGAACCACCCGCCGACCGCGCCGCGCCGCCCGCGCTGAACCGGTGGCCGGAGGAGCCCGCTCACCGGGCCCCTGCAGGGCCCCCGCCGGCGGCGGCCGTCCCCGCACCCGTTCGTCCCGGCCGCGGCTCAGTCCGCGGTGAGCAGCTTTCCGAGCAGTGCGGCCAGCTGGGCGCGTTCCCCGGCCGACAGCGCCGCGAAGGTGCGGTCCAGGAACGCCGGCGTCGCCTGCTCGGCCTTGTCCAGCGCCCGCCGCCCGGCGGGCGTGATCGTGACGGCGTACGCGCGGCGGTCCCGCGGGTCGCGTTCCCGGCGGACGTAGCCGGCCTTCTGCAGCTCGTCGGCGATGCCGACCATCACGCTGCGGTCGATCCGCAGCTCCTCGCTCAGCAGCTGCTGCGAGCACGGCCCCACGGCGGCCAGCATCTTCAGCACCAGGTGCCGGCCCACGCCCAGCCCCTGCTCGCCCGCGGCCCTCTCCGCCGCGCGGGCGACCGTGGCGGACGCCCGGCACAACGCGATGTCGAGACGTTCCGCCGCGAGCCGCGGGAAGTACGCCCCGGCCGCTTCCGATCTCACCGCCATGCCCCGGACGCTACCAGAATCGTCTTGATGCAGATCGTTTGACAGCAGATCATCTCGGGTCCGGTCCGCCACCCGCGCCGTGCGCAAGCGGCTCGACCTGACCCGGCCCGCGGCACCTCATCGAGGAGTGCGTCGACATCGCCACCCAGGCGCCCGCCGGCCGCGCTGGCACTTCCTCGTCGTCACGGGCAAGGCCCAGCGCGCCGCGGTGGCCGGCCTCTTCCGCCGCGCCGTGCAGCTCGCGAGCGGCCGGCCGGTGACCACCGGGACCTGCGGCGCATGGCCCACCCGGCGTCGTTCGTCATCCCCGCCATCGAAGGCCGCACCGACCACGCGCCGTGCTGGACCAGGCGATGACCTGGAGGTCGATCCTGCCCGCCGTCCGGAGCTTCATGCTCGCGGCGCGCAATCGCGGCCTGGGCACGGTCTGGACCACCGCGCGCGCCGCTGGCCTTCACGCTCGGCACCACGTTCCGCCCCGCTCCGCGGATCGATCGCCGCGAGGTCCGGCACTGGGACGGGGGTGAGCGTCAGGGCGTCTCGACGCCGATGTCCTCGAACCACAGCTCCGGGCGCTGCTCGATGAACTCCGTCATCAGCGCCACGCACCCGGGGTCGTCGACGATGGTGATGCCCACGCCGAGCCCGGCCAGCCAGTCGTGGCCGCCGGAGAAGGTGCGGGCCTCGCCGATCACCACGTGCGCCATCCCGAACTGCCTGATCAAGCCGGAGCAGAA
Coding sequences within it:
- a CDS encoding TetR/AcrR family transcriptional regulator; this encodes MPEPRQERSRTTRRKLIDAAVDCIGEVGWAGTTVALIAQRAGVSRGAAQHHFPTREDLVTAAVEYVGEVQIAEMRRGAEGLPAGRSRIEPVVDLLLNLYTGPMFRAALHLWVAASSDESLRLVLVPLQAKVGREAHRLAVDLLGVDETQPGVRELVQSTLDLARGLGLANLLADDTHRRRRIIRHWARVLGPALPEPEVTSVGH
- a CDS encoding MarR family winged helix-turn-helix transcriptional regulator, which codes for MAVRSEAAGAYFPRLAAERLDIALCRASATVARAAERAAGEQGLGVGRHLVLKMLAAVGPCSQQLLSEELRIDRSVMVGIADELQKAGYVRRERDPRDRRAYAVTITPAGRRALDKAEQATPAFLDRTFAALSAGERAQLAALLGKLLTAD